The Aeromicrobium sp. Sec7.5 genome window below encodes:
- the nuoN gene encoding NADH-quinone oxidoreductase subunit NuoN — MIPAPELDYALLTPLLIVAAAALSGVLVEAFCPRGPRFVVQTTLAGLAAVGALVSSIVVYTSADLGVTDEPGRTVVADEAAVITWMMLAVFAVLGIALFADRKLDAGLSAFTGRAADRPGSESEAEALRLRVEHTEIFPLAMFALLGMMLFAASADLLTMFVALEVLSLPLYLLCGIARRRRLLSQEAALKYFVLGAFSSAFFLYGIALAYGYSGSFAIGALGETHGEDELRIAAVGLMAVGLLFKVGAVPFHTWTPDVYVGAPTPVTAFMAAGTKAAAFVALMRVLFAATDTEWQPMIAVVAVVTMVVGSLLAIAQTDVKRMLAYSSVAHAGFLLTGVLGGSDAAAVLFYLATYGLASIGAFAVVMLVRDAGGEATASSRWAGLGRENPVLGVSFAVFMLSFAGIPLTGGFVGKLSVFIEAGAAGYGAVVVVGVLVSAVAAFFYVRMITLMFFAEPDGVAVASGAVVTTGVVVLAAVGTVILGIAPGPVLELVQQTGSLIP; from the coding sequence GTGATCCCGGCTCCGGAGCTCGACTACGCCCTGCTCACGCCGCTGCTCATCGTCGCCGCGGCGGCGCTGTCCGGCGTGCTGGTCGAGGCCTTCTGTCCCCGCGGACCCCGGTTCGTCGTGCAGACGACGCTCGCCGGCCTGGCTGCCGTGGGGGCCCTGGTCTCGAGCATCGTGGTCTACACGAGCGCCGACCTGGGCGTGACCGACGAGCCCGGCCGCACGGTCGTGGCCGACGAGGCCGCCGTCATCACCTGGATGATGCTCGCGGTCTTCGCCGTCCTGGGCATCGCCCTGTTCGCGGACCGGAAGCTCGACGCGGGCCTCAGCGCGTTCACGGGCCGCGCGGCCGACCGCCCCGGTTCCGAGTCCGAGGCCGAGGCGCTCCGCCTGCGCGTCGAGCACACCGAGATCTTCCCGCTCGCGATGTTCGCGCTGCTCGGCATGATGCTGTTCGCAGCGAGCGCGGACCTCCTGACCATGTTCGTGGCGCTCGAGGTGCTGAGCCTGCCGCTCTACCTGCTCTGTGGCATCGCGCGTCGCCGCCGCCTGCTGAGCCAGGAGGCCGCGCTCAAGTACTTCGTGCTCGGGGCGTTCAGCTCGGCCTTCTTCCTGTACGGCATCGCGCTGGCGTACGGCTACTCCGGCTCGTTCGCGATCGGCGCGCTGGGCGAGACCCACGGCGAGGACGAGCTGCGCATCGCGGCGGTCGGCCTGATGGCCGTAGGCCTGCTCTTCAAGGTCGGTGCCGTCCCGTTCCACACCTGGACCCCCGACGTCTACGTCGGCGCCCCCACGCCGGTCACCGCCTTCATGGCGGCCGGCACCAAGGCGGCCGCGTTCGTCGCCCTGATGCGGGTGCTGTTCGCGGCGACCGACACGGAGTGGCAGCCGATGATCGCCGTCGTCGCGGTCGTCACGATGGTGGTCGGCTCGCTGCTGGCGATCGCCCAGACGGACGTCAAGCGGATGCTGGCCTACTCGTCCGTCGCGCATGCCGGCTTCCTGCTGACCGGTGTGCTGGGCGGGAGCGACGCCGCGGCGGTGCTGTTCTACCTGGCCACCTACGGCCTGGCGTCGATCGGTGCGTTCGCCGTGGTCATGCTGGTGCGCGACGCCGGGGGCGAGGCCACGGCCTCGTCGCGCTGGGCGGGCCTCGGCCGGGAGAACCCCGTGCTGGGCGTCAGCTTCGCGGTGTTCATGCTGTCGTTCGCGGGCATCCCGCTGACCGGCGGCTTCGTCGGCAAGCTGTCGGTCTTCATCGAGGCGGGTGCTGCCGGATACGGCGCCGTGGTCGTCGTGGGCGTCCTCGTCAGCGCCGTCGCCGCCTTCTTCTACGTCCGCATGATCACCCTGATGTTCTTCGCCGAACCCGACGGCGTGGCGGTCGCGTCGGGGGCCGTGGTCACCACGGGTGTCGTCGTGCTGGCCGCCGTCGGTACGGTGATCCTCGGCATCGCTCCTGGCCCTGTGCTTGAGTTGGTGCAGCAGACCGGTTCCCTCATCCCCTGA
- the rarD gene encoding EamA family transporter RarD produces the protein MDQTTTATGRTPEGRVDRGAGGVAFGAAAYLCWGFFPLYWPLLDPAGPLEALAHRVVWSLAFVALLLTVTGRWGSFLAIARRPRIVALLFAASIVIAINWGTFIYGVTNDRVIETSLGYFINPLVTVMLGVVVLGERLRRLQWTAVAIGTVAVVVLTLDYGRLPLVALSVAFSFAAYGFLKKKVDLGTIEGLGMETLLLTPFALAFLTWLAFNGTLAFGHEGTGNALLLAGTGVVTAIPLLLFGAAATRLNLTTIGLLQYLGPALQFIFGLLVFDETMTPARWAGFGLVWLALALFTTDALRSRRKPLPVEPLPV, from the coding sequence GTGGACCAGACGACGACGGCGACGGGGCGGACGCCGGAGGGACGCGTTGACCGGGGCGCCGGGGGCGTCGCATTCGGTGCTGCCGCCTACCTGTGCTGGGGCTTCTTCCCGCTGTACTGGCCGCTGCTCGACCCCGCCGGGCCGCTCGAGGCCCTGGCCCACCGCGTCGTGTGGTCCCTGGCGTTCGTGGCCCTGTTGCTCACCGTCACCGGGCGATGGGGCTCGTTCCTGGCGATCGCACGCCGGCCCCGGATCGTGGCGCTGCTCTTCGCCGCCTCGATCGTGATCGCAATCAACTGGGGCACGTTCATCTACGGCGTCACGAACGACCGCGTCATCGAGACGTCGCTCGGGTACTTCATCAACCCCTTGGTCACGGTCATGCTCGGCGTCGTCGTGCTGGGTGAACGGCTCCGCCGGCTGCAGTGGACCGCGGTCGCGATCGGCACGGTGGCCGTCGTGGTGCTGACGCTCGACTACGGCCGCCTGCCCCTCGTGGCCCTGTCGGTCGCGTTCTCGTTCGCGGCGTACGGGTTCCTCAAGAAGAAGGTCGACCTCGGAACGATCGAGGGGCTCGGCATGGAGACCCTCCTGCTGACGCCGTTCGCGCTGGCCTTCCTCACCTGGCTGGCGTTCAACGGCACCCTGGCCTTCGGCCACGAGGGCACCGGCAACGCCCTGCTGCTGGCCGGCACCGGCGTCGTGACCGCCATTCCGCTGTTGCTCTTCGGCGCTGCGGCCACCCGACTGAACCTGACGACGATCGGGCTGCTGCAGTACCTGGGCCCGGCGCTGCAGTTCATCTTCGGGCTGCTGGTCTTCGACGAGACCATGACGCCCGCTCGCTGGGCCGGCTTCGGTCTGGTGTGGCTCGCCCTGGCGCTGTTCACGACCGACGCCCTCCGCAGCCGCCGGAAGCCGCTCCCCGTGGAGCCGCTGCCGGTGTGA
- the mshA gene encoding D-inositol-3-phosphate glycosyltransferase, with protein sequence MSVRRVAMLSAHTSPLAQPGDGDAGGMNVYVMELSRRLAARGVEVEMFTRATSRHQEPFAQVAPGITVRHVAAGPFEGLRKEDLPAQQCAFVRDVLRVEAEHGPDYFDLVHSHYWLSGQVGTVLRDRWGLPLVHSMHTMAKVKNALLASGDAPEPLGRVRGEEDIVRLADRLVANTDDERAQLIGLYDADPARVDVVHPGVDLDRFRAGRRAEARRRLGIDPGVALVLFAGRIQPLKAPDLVVRAAARLVADDPSLRSRLQVAVVGGASGSGLERPTSLADLTDRLGLSDVVTFVPTVPQAELADWYAAATVVCVPSHNESFGLVAIEAQACGTPVVAARVGGLPTAVADGVSGVLVDRQDPAAYAAALRPFLLDEGLRDAMGAKAVVHAEGFSWDMTAERTLTSYAAASQGAVRVPS encoded by the coding sequence GTGAGCGTTCGACGGGTGGCCATGCTGTCGGCCCACACCTCGCCCCTGGCGCAGCCCGGCGACGGTGACGCCGGCGGCATGAACGTCTACGTCATGGAGCTCTCGCGACGACTCGCCGCCCGTGGGGTCGAGGTCGAGATGTTCACCCGCGCGACGTCCCGGCACCAGGAGCCGTTCGCCCAGGTCGCCCCCGGCATCACCGTGCGCCACGTCGCCGCGGGGCCCTTCGAAGGACTTCGCAAGGAGGACCTGCCGGCCCAGCAGTGCGCGTTCGTGCGCGACGTCCTCCGGGTCGAGGCGGAGCACGGCCCCGACTACTTCGATCTCGTGCACTCCCACTACTGGCTGTCGGGCCAGGTCGGCACGGTGCTCCGCGACCGCTGGGGGCTGCCGCTGGTGCACTCGATGCACACCATGGCCAAGGTCAAGAACGCGCTCCTCGCCTCCGGTGACGCCCCCGAACCCCTCGGACGCGTCCGAGGCGAGGAGGACATCGTGCGTCTCGCCGACCGTCTCGTCGCGAACACCGATGACGAGCGTGCTCAGCTCATCGGCCTGTACGACGCCGATCCGGCCCGGGTCGACGTGGTGCACCCCGGGGTCGACCTCGACCGTTTCCGGGCCGGCCGCCGGGCCGAGGCGCGCCGACGACTCGGCATCGATCCCGGCGTCGCGCTGGTGCTCTTCGCGGGCCGCATCCAGCCGCTCAAGGCGCCCGACCTCGTCGTGCGGGCGGCCGCACGGCTCGTCGCCGACGATCCCTCTCTGCGATCGCGCCTCCAGGTCGCGGTCGTCGGCGGTGCCTCGGGGTCCGGGCTCGAGCGCCCCACGTCACTGGCCGACCTCACCGACCGTCTCGGGCTGAGTGACGTCGTGACGTTCGTGCCCACGGTCCCGCAGGCCGAGCTCGCCGACTGGTACGCCGCCGCCACCGTGGTGTGCGTGCCGTCGCACAACGAGTCGTTCGGTCTGGTCGCGATCGAGGCCCAGGCGTGCGGCACTCCGGTCGTGGCCGCTCGCGTCGGTGGACTCCCCACCGCGGTGGCCGACGGCGTCAGCGGTGTGCTGGTCGACCGGCAGGACCCGGCCGCCTACGCGGCTGCCCTGCGCCCCTTCCTGCTCGACGAGGGTCTCCGCGACGCGATGGGGGCCAAGGCCGTCGTGCACGCCGAGGGCTTCAGCTGGGACATGACCGCCGAGCGCACCCTCACGTCCTACGCCGCTGCGAGCCAAGGAGCCGTTCGTGTCCCCAGCTGA
- a CDS encoding SDR family NAD(P)-dependent oxidoreductase, giving the protein MTRTRTAVVTGASSGIGAATARELAAAGFHVFCAARRVDRLEALAAEIGGTAVACDVTDAGAVARLAETVGDTLDVLVNNAGGALGVDPVAEADVDQWRRMYEINVIGMVQVTQALVSALDASGAGTVVNIGSTAGHWVYEGGGGYVAAKHAVAAATETLRLELNGRPIRVTEIAPGMVQTEEFSLVRLGSQERADAVYEGVEDPLTAEDIAQTIGWVVGRPAHVNVDLLVVRPLAQASNKKVHRGPLLRRG; this is encoded by the coding sequence ATGACCCGCACCCGCACCGCCGTCGTCACCGGAGCCAGCAGTGGGATCGGAGCCGCCACCGCGCGTGAGCTCGCCGCTGCCGGCTTCCACGTGTTCTGCGCCGCGCGCCGCGTCGACCGCCTCGAGGCGCTGGCCGCCGAGATCGGTGGCACCGCCGTCGCCTGCGACGTCACCGACGCCGGCGCCGTCGCACGGCTCGCCGAGACCGTCGGCGACACGCTCGACGTCCTCGTGAACAACGCCGGCGGCGCCCTCGGCGTCGACCCGGTCGCCGAGGCCGACGTCGACCAGTGGCGCCGGATGTACGAGATCAACGTGATCGGCATGGTGCAGGTCACCCAGGCCCTCGTGTCGGCGCTCGACGCCAGCGGGGCGGGCACGGTCGTCAACATCGGGTCGACCGCCGGTCACTGGGTCTACGAGGGCGGTGGCGGGTACGTCGCGGCCAAGCACGCCGTCGCTGCCGCCACCGAGACGCTCCGCCTGGAGCTCAACGGGCGTCCGATCCGGGTCACCGAGATCGCGCCCGGCATGGTGCAGACCGAGGAGTTCTCCCTGGTGCGCCTGGGCTCGCAGGAACGGGCCGACGCCGTCTACGAAGGCGTCGAGGACCCACTGACGGCCGAGGACATCGCCCAGACGATCGGGTGGGTCGTCGGACGTCCCGCCCACGTCAACGTCGACCTGCTCGTGGTGCGTCCGCTGGCCCAGGCGAGCAACAAGAAGGTCCACCGCGGTCCGCTGCTGCGTCGCGGCTGA
- a CDS encoding YbjN domain-containing protein codes for MSPADPTPREVILHALADADIDHVEHTPGVFDVDLPGERKLKTSVRLEVGRHSLGIHAFVARRPDENHEGVYRWLLERNLKLFGVAFAVDAAGDIYLDGRVPLHAVTSDEVDRLLGAVLTYADESFNVILELGFATSIRKEWAWRESRGESTRNLEAFTHLRPESSN; via the coding sequence GTGTCCCCAGCTGATCCCACCCCGCGCGAGGTCATCCTCCACGCACTCGCCGACGCCGACATCGACCACGTCGAGCACACGCCCGGTGTCTTCGACGTCGATCTGCCGGGGGAGCGCAAGCTCAAGACGTCGGTTCGGCTCGAGGTCGGCCGCCACTCGCTCGGCATCCATGCCTTCGTGGCCCGGCGACCCGACGAGAACCACGAGGGCGTCTACCGCTGGTTGCTCGAGCGCAACCTCAAGCTGTTCGGCGTGGCCTTCGCCGTCGACGCCGCCGGCGACATCTACCTCGACGGCAGGGTGCCGCTGCACGCCGTCACCTCCGACGAGGTCGATCGCCTCCTCGGCGCGGTGCTGACCTACGCCGACGAGTCGTTCAACGTCATCCTCGAGCTGGGCTTCGCCACCTCGATCCGCAAGGAGTGGGCGTGGCGCGAGTCGCGCGGCGAGTCCACGCGCAACCTCGAGGCCTTCACCCACCTGCGCCCCGAGAGCAGCAACTGA
- a CDS encoding septum formation family protein, which produces MTTTRRLLTLTAIAVAGLILSACSDTTTETERDESGEVTERNDDASVFEIQVGDCYNFPDDSATSSEVETLSAVPCADPHQAEAYHEVELEGDEFPGTPAVEEQADAECLAEFETFVGAAYDTSTLEFTYLAPTEASWDQLDDRLVSCLIVDPANPEVTGSLEGAAR; this is translated from the coding sequence ATGACGACAACTCGCCGCCTACTGACCCTGACCGCCATCGCCGTCGCGGGCCTCATCCTGTCCGCCTGCTCCGACACCACGACCGAGACGGAGCGCGACGAGTCCGGCGAGGTCACCGAGCGCAACGACGACGCCAGCGTCTTCGAGATCCAGGTCGGCGACTGCTACAACTTCCCGGACGACTCCGCGACGTCGAGCGAGGTCGAGACGCTCTCGGCCGTCCCGTGCGCCGACCCGCACCAGGCCGAGGCCTACCACGAGGTCGAGCTCGAGGGCGACGAGTTCCCGGGCACCCCGGCCGTCGAGGAGCAGGCCGATGCCGAGTGCCTCGCCGAGTTCGAGACCTTCGTGGGCGCCGCCTACGACACGTCGACGCTCGAGTTCACGTACCTCGCGCCGACCGAGGCGTCATGGGACCAGCTCGACGACCGTCTGGTCTCCTGCCTGATCGTGGACCCCGCCAACCCCGAGGTCACCGGCTCGCTCGAGGGCGCTGCACGCTGA
- a CDS encoding YwaF family protein, producing the protein MEAARFEAYDSSHLVVLTIFAIGCVLAVLAGRALRGTDTARVVSRCGAVAVAGVTIPLQLLQFTPGEWNLNTSLPLQLCDLAWMVAVHALWTGNRTTAAITWLWGLTLTMQGMLTPDLSSPFPEPRFLMFWAMHVLIIWAGFLLVPGLGTGPTWRTYRRAVAATLVWLVSVFAFNVVVGTNYGYVNRKPQRASALDLLPVWPWYLAVEVVLLAAVWALLVLPWARRAVPSEAPDPAMR; encoded by the coding sequence ATGGAAGCGGCGAGGTTCGAGGCTTACGACTCCTCCCATCTCGTCGTCCTGACGATCTTCGCGATCGGGTGTGTGCTGGCGGTGCTCGCCGGGCGTGCGCTGCGGGGCACCGACACTGCGCGCGTGGTCTCTCGCTGCGGCGCGGTCGCGGTCGCCGGCGTGACGATCCCGCTGCAGCTCCTGCAGTTCACGCCCGGCGAGTGGAACCTGAACACCTCGCTCCCGCTGCAGCTGTGCGATCTGGCATGGATGGTTGCGGTGCACGCCCTGTGGACCGGGAACCGCACGACGGCCGCGATCACCTGGCTCTGGGGACTCACGCTGACGATGCAGGGCATGCTGACGCCCGACCTGTCGTCGCCGTTCCCCGAGCCGCGCTTCCTGATGTTCTGGGCGATGCACGTCCTGATCATCTGGGCGGGGTTCCTGCTGGTCCCGGGTCTCGGCACCGGGCCGACCTGGCGCACCTACCGCCGGGCCGTCGCGGCGACGCTCGTGTGGCTGGTGTCGGTGTTCGCCTTCAACGTGGTGGTCGGCACGAACTACGGCTACGTCAACCGCAAGCCACAGCGTGCGTCGGCGCTCGATCTGTTGCCCGTGTGGCCCTGGTACCTCGCGGTGGAGGTCGTCCTGCTCGCCGCGGTGTGGGCGCTGCTGGTCCTGCCGTGGGCCCGCCGCGCGGTGCCGAGCGAGGCGCCCGATCCCGCGATGCGCTGA
- a CDS encoding polyprenyl synthetase family protein, whose protein sequence is MQTSSSSPVSALPVAVADPALEARIVAGVSEIERQLADAAHSDEPFVAEAATHLLRAGGKRFRPLLVTLAAEFGDPAAPGVVPSAVVVELTHLATLYHDDVMDEADKRRGALSANARWDNTLAILVGDFLFARASEIVASLGPEAVRIQARTFSRLVHGQIRETIGPGDGDPLQHYLAVVADKTGSLIATAARFGAMMGAAPVEVERALTEFGERIGAAFQLRDDIIDIASETGESGKTPGTDLREGVPTLPVLLALASDDPADARLKELLSKPLVDDAEHAEALEALRRHPAMDEARAHVQAEADAARALLHTLPDIPARATLEQLCDAVATRLG, encoded by the coding sequence GTGCAGACCTCGTCGTCATCCCCCGTGTCGGCCCTGCCCGTCGCGGTGGCCGACCCGGCCCTCGAGGCGCGGATCGTCGCGGGTGTCTCCGAGATCGAGCGGCAGCTGGCCGACGCCGCGCACAGCGACGAGCCCTTCGTGGCCGAGGCGGCCACGCACCTGCTTCGTGCCGGCGGCAAGCGCTTCCGTCCGCTGCTCGTCACGCTCGCCGCCGAGTTCGGCGACCCGGCCGCCCCGGGAGTGGTTCCCTCGGCCGTCGTGGTCGAGCTGACCCACCTGGCCACGCTGTACCACGACGACGTGATGGACGAGGCCGACAAGCGGCGCGGGGCCCTGAGCGCCAACGCCCGCTGGGACAACACCCTCGCGATCCTCGTCGGCGACTTCCTGTTCGCCCGGGCCTCCGAGATCGTCGCCTCGCTCGGGCCCGAGGCCGTTCGCATCCAGGCCCGCACGTTCTCCCGGCTGGTGCACGGCCAGATCCGCGAGACGATCGGTCCCGGCGACGGCGACCCGCTCCAGCACTACCTCGCCGTGGTCGCCGACAAGACCGGGTCGCTCATCGCCACCGCGGCGCGGTTCGGCGCCATGATGGGGGCTGCTCCGGTCGAGGTCGAGCGGGCGCTCACGGAGTTCGGCGAGCGCATCGGCGCGGCCTTCCAGCTGCGCGACGACATCATCGACATCGCGAGCGAGACGGGGGAGTCGGGCAAGACTCCCGGCACCGACCTGCGTGAGGGTGTGCCGACGCTGCCGGTCCTGCTGGCCCTGGCCTCGGACGACCCCGCCGACGCGCGGCTCAAGGAGCTGCTGTCGAAGCCGCTGGTCGACGACGCCGAGCACGCCGAGGCGCTCGAGGCGCTGCGTCGTCACCCGGCCATGGACGAGGCCCGCGCCCACGTGCAGGCCGAGGCCGACGCGGCCCGTGCGCTGCTGCACACGCTGCCGGACATCCCGGCCCGCGCGACGCTCGAGCAGCTCTGCGACGCCGTCGCGACCCGCCTCGGCTGA
- a CDS encoding NADH-quinone oxidoreductase subunit M, with amino-acid sequence MITLLALVPIVGALLVTLLPRSSRSQQLMARHVALGVSLVALVVALVIAARFDVGGGGYQMVQEHSWIEPLGAYYSVGLNGIGLTLVLLTVVLTPVVLLAAYRDELPGNRSANSYVAWMLVLEGLAILVFTATDAFLFYVAFEATLVPIYFLIGSYGGQGRQKAATTFLLYNLLGGLLMLAAIVGLYVVSSDAGEASYRLADLANLPFAEDTEKLLFLGFMAAFAVKAPLWPFHTWLPEAAASATPATSVLMVSVIDKVGTFGMIRWGLELFPGAADWASPTIMALAVVSIVYGALAAIGSTDIRRLVAYTSVSHFGFIILGIFAFTQTSTTGSVLYMFNHGLSTAALFLVTGIMISRRGSAEISAFGGVQKIAPVMSGILLIAGLSSLSLPGLAPFVSEFLVLAGTFTVNVPLAVIATLGIVLAAVYVLVLYQRTVTGPLTEQSKVVTDLTTREVAALAPLVVVIIGLGLFPQPLLDLVNPAVAVVLGGLP; translated from the coding sequence ATGATCACGCTCCTGGCCCTGGTGCCGATCGTCGGTGCCCTCCTCGTCACCCTCCTGCCGCGCTCCTCGCGCTCGCAGCAGCTCATGGCCCGGCACGTCGCGCTCGGCGTCAGCCTCGTCGCGCTCGTCGTGGCGCTCGTGATCGCCGCGCGGTTCGACGTGGGCGGTGGTGGCTACCAGATGGTCCAGGAGCACTCCTGGATCGAGCCCCTCGGCGCCTACTACTCCGTGGGCCTCAACGGCATCGGGCTGACGCTCGTGCTGCTGACCGTCGTCCTGACGCCCGTCGTGCTGCTCGCGGCGTACCGCGACGAGCTGCCCGGCAACCGCAGCGCCAACTCGTACGTCGCCTGGATGCTGGTGCTCGAGGGCCTCGCGATCCTCGTCTTCACCGCGACCGACGCGTTCCTGTTCTACGTCGCCTTCGAGGCCACCCTGGTGCCGATCTACTTCCTGATCGGCAGCTACGGCGGTCAGGGCCGGCAGAAGGCCGCGACCACGTTCCTGCTCTACAACCTGCTCGGCGGGCTGCTGATGCTCGCCGCGATCGTCGGCCTGTACGTCGTCTCGTCCGACGCGGGCGAGGCCAGCTACCGCCTCGCCGACCTCGCGAACCTGCCGTTCGCCGAGGACACCGAGAAGCTGCTGTTCCTCGGCTTCATGGCGGCGTTCGCGGTCAAGGCACCGTTGTGGCCGTTCCACACCTGGCTGCCGGAGGCGGCCGCGTCGGCCACGCCGGCGACCTCGGTGCTGATGGTCAGCGTGATCGACAAGGTCGGCACGTTCGGCATGATCCGCTGGGGCCTGGAGCTGTTCCCCGGGGCGGCCGACTGGGCCTCGCCCACGATCATGGCCCTGGCGGTCGTGAGCATCGTCTACGGCGCCCTGGCCGCGATCGGCTCGACCGACATCCGGCGGCTCGTGGCGTACACCTCGGTCTCGCACTTCGGCTTCATCATCCTGGGCATCTTCGCCTTCACGCAGACCTCGACCACGGGGTCGGTGCTCTACATGTTCAACCACGGCCTCTCGACCGCGGCGCTCTTCCTCGTCACCGGCATCATGATCAGCCGACGGGGCTCGGCGGAGATCTCCGCCTTCGGCGGCGTGCAGAAGATCGCCCCGGTCATGTCGGGCATCCTGCTCATCGCCGGTCTGTCGAGCCTGTCGTTGCCGGGCCTGGCGCCGTTCGTGAGCGAGTTCCTCGTGCTCGCCGGCACGTTCACGGTCAACGTCCCGCTCGCGGTGATCGCGACGCTCGGCATCGTCCTGGCGGCGGTCTACGTGCTGGTGCTCTACCAGCGCACCGTGACCGGACCGCTCACCGAGCAGTCGAAGGTCGTGACCGACCTGACCACGCGTGAGGTCGCGGCGCTCGCGCCCCTCGTGGTCGTCATCATCGGCCTGGGCCTGTTCCCGCAGCCCCTGCTCGACCTCGTCAATCCGGCCGTGGCCGTCGTCCTGGGAGGTCTGCCGTGA